acagaataaacacacGAAAAGTGGATGCGGATGGCCGTGGGGCATAGCAACCCTGTTTGACATAGACTCACACCACTCAGATTGGCTGATTGTTttctccatcttctctctctctctctctctctttgcaccTCTTAAGTGTTTTAGGCTCAGGGAACGAGCACTAAAAACTTGTTCAAGGGAACACAAAATACAGATAATGGAGATGATTTACAATACAAGTACACTACCTGTTTAATTAAGACACATGCCCAAACAGCATGGAAAGTGGCGCTGGCGGTCCCACTGTTAGCacagacttttgttttttccttgtctCCATCTTTTCCATTTGTGCCCTCTGTGAGCAGGCAAGCAGACAGTGACATTGGCCTCCTCAGAGCAGGACAGCAGGCAGAGTGACTTGGCGTTAATCACAGCTTTGTCTCGCTCTCTTGGCACATTAAGTTGGAGAGGCGAGCGGCTGCTGGCCGGCCGGGGTGAGAGATGGAAGGACGACACGTTAGATTCTCAATAATGACGCATTGCCACCGCATCACTTTGGAGATTAAAAGCAAGATGCTGAATTTCAATCAAGCCACATTAATGGCTCGGTGTGAGGAATAGCCACTTTGTCTCCactggcaggcagagagagagagagaaagagaaagagagagaacgagagagagagagaaaaaaaaaactggcaccAGAGACCCAGGTGAGACAAGGTGATATGCCATTTTAATTCACCAAATTGCTTGCTAGCCAGTATTGATAGAATCCACTTAACGATGTAGTGATAATATTCTCTAAACATGGCAAAAGGGCATTAACAAAAAGCTACACCCAAGAGTAAAGTCAACGGACATCGCCAAGGTCTGAACCCATGAAGCTGTAAATAGTAGCACTGCTGATGTAAGACTATTGATTAGATCTCATGACCATGTCAGCTTCATTATcacttaaaaagaaaacaggtcTCAGATTGCAACTGTAGATGTTCTGATCTTCGTTTAAGTCAATGATGAGGCACAGGTCACTGCAAAATTTTTTAGCTACCGCTGAATTTAACTGACACAAAAAGATAAGATCACAAAGCTACACAAGGGATATTTGCTGAAACAAAATTATCCCTCTACTACTGACAGTGAAGGCATATGAGAATAAGAACCCCATTATAATTCAATGCCAAGATCTGACACCTTATCTACGGAGCCTGCGATTTCTTCATTTGTTCCCGTCAAATAATGCAGCCACCTTACAAAACATGCCAAGCTCTGCCTGAGCTGCTCTGCGAACGCTTTGTACTGCAAGATGTGACCCACTTGCATTAAAGTGCATTGAGAGTTCAGTTCTCATGGTAGATGAGAAGCGATGTTGGGCAAGCACAGCTGAGAGATTGTCATCACAGTATAGCTGATGAGAGGAAAAACCTAATGTGACATGAACTAGAtctctggggggggggggtcaaaaGAGGGGGATGAGGGAGGAATTGTCAAGACAACAAAGAGAGGCGGGAGTGACTGAGTGTTGGTCCTATAGTCTCTGTGTCAAGTCCAGGAATGTCACAGTCAAGCACAGTGCTTCATGGGTAGTGTAGTTTTTCTGGGGGGCAGGATGTTCCATTCAAGACCTCATCCTGGCACCCAGCTCTGGTTGTTGTGGGCCTGCTGTGGGCCGGCCAGTCCACCCATCCCCATTCCCATTCCCATGCCCacacccacccccacacccaTGCCCATACCCATCCCGATTCCTACCCCCTGAGCTAGGGAGCAGTCAAAGTTGAAGTCCATCTCCTCCCCAGAGTCCATAATGTCATGGAGTAGAATGGACTCCACATCGCAGTCCAAGCTGCCATGGAACATGTCAATGTCCAGGTCAGCTGGTAGTCTATCATGAGGGTGAGGCTGGTGATAGCCATGGTAGCTGCCACCACCACTGCCTCCTCCCATCCCCTGGCTGTGGTGGTACGGTCCATCAGCCATGCCTTGGTGTTGCGGTCCAGGGTAATGATTGTGGCGGGGATGTGGGGCGGTGGCCAGGTGGCACGAGTCCTGGGGCATGCCCAGCATACCGGCTGGGTTTGGAGGGAGGGTGGTGGAGGCAGGGAGGTGGGCATGTGACGGGGGGCTGTACAGGTAGGGAGTTTTGTGGTTGTAGGGCTGCAGCTGGCTGCCACTGCCACGTGGGGCAAGGGCTTGTGCCCGGGGCGGCGTGTGACTGTGGTTATGGCTCTGGCTGAGGTTGTGACCATTGTGGCCAAGGCTGTGGCTATGAGGTGAGCTGTGGTTGTGGTTGGATACATTGTTGTGATTATGACTAGGGGTATGGCTGTGAGTTCCATTATGGCTATGAGCTGAGCTGTGACTATGAGGTCCATTGTGGCTGTGGCCGTTGTGGTGCCCAGGGTGGTGGCTGTGGCGGGTAGAGCCCATGCCGTTACTTGTTGGGCCCATCATGGGGTGGCTTTCCCGCTCCTGCCCCAGCATCATGTCCTTGGCACAGTATTGCTGCCCAGCCAAGCCCCCTGTTAGCAGACTCTGCAGGGCGTTGGTGCTGGAGTACGCCCTCATGGTTCCAGAGAAACTCGCTGGCTTGTTCTCCTGGATGGTCTGCATGGGTGAGTGGTGGCGCAGCATGCCCATGCTCGTCGGTCCGTAGACGTTGCCACCATAAGAGCTCTGGCCCTTCACCCCAGAGTTGTAGTGGTAGACCGGGGCTTGGTGCTTGTGTCTGCCCACAGTGGgatgctgctgatgttgctgtggctgctgctggtgatggtggtggtaaCCATCCTCCATCAGACGCTCTTCTAGGCTGATGGCACCAGTCAAGTTAGCCAGCTGGGGTAGCTGCTCCAGGGGAGGACAGTGGTTCCCAGCACCCATGGATGGAGAACGGGCACTAGAGGGTGAGGGGTAGAGGTGGGGGGAAGTGGAACAGGACAGGCCTCCCTCCTCTGGTTCCTCTAGTTCTCCTTCAGCAAGGATGGGTGACAGACGCCCACTTAGGGTGGAAGCTGAAGAACTAGCCCTGGAGTGGAGATCTGTCCAGGCATCAAACTCCGCCTCTGTCCCAGATGGACCTCCAGCCCCTGGGAGCACTTTCCGTGGGGGGCTACTACGGTCGGGGGAGCCCTGAAGCCCCACCACTGCAGAGCCAGCTCCGATCACTGGACGGCCAACCCTCTTTCCCCTGATGCGGCCTTTGCTCTTCAGGTACTTCGTGCTGTTGTCCATGGAGACCGCTCTTCGACGAGGGGCCTTACCCATCTTACCTCCCTCTGGATTCAGCATCCACCAGGAGCTCTTCCCCGTGCCCTCATTCTGCACCCGGATGAACCGCGTGTGGAGGGACAGGTTGTGTCGAATCGAGTTCTGCAGAGACacgagagaaagagggagagaaaaggaggcagagtgagagagagaaatcaaattGAATTGTGCTGTTTATCGCATTGCTCATTATTTGCACACCAACTGCTTTCCATGACAAACACTGATGGTGCATATACTGATgctctgaaacaaaaacaataatcttcagacagcaaatataaaaatcaacaagacaGTCTAACctaatcacaatcacaatcgcTATTTGTGGTTATAAATCATTCAAAGAGCTGTCTGAAACAGGAGTATGCATGGGGACGTGGATTAACTCAGATGATCAATACATATCCAGCAGTCTAGGCTGAGTCATTGAGCTACAGTGCAAAGCTGCTGTCAGGTCACTTCATTGTCTATTACTAGACATACTGTACAAAACGTATAGAAATAGATTCTCAGCTCTATACAGTCAGTGAGGCAGAGTGAAGAGAGATAGAAAACTGAGAGCACACTCAAATACATGAGCACATTCGAAGGACAGCTACAGTTGGCGCGGAGCAAGACCTTGTCAGCCTGAATGAATCTGAAATGACCTGAAACTCAATCTTTAGACACGCTGTCCATGTATGTCAATCCTTCCACTTTCTTTTCCATCAATCCATCTGTCCTCCTCTACTTCTCCTTTCTCTGGGGCTGATGTAAGCTAGTTTGTGGTAGGGCGTATGTTTGAAGTCGGTGCCAGTCCGGCTCAGCGCCAGCccctatctctctcactctctctctctccgagcATGAATGGGGGGGGTGTATTGCAAGATTGAGCCAGGAGCAAGAAAGGCTAATGGATGTATCCCACCCTCCTACATCTACCTTCATTGCCTatctccttttccctccctcGTTCTGTCTATTGCAatccctctttccctttcatCACTGAGCACTACAGATTTCTGACTTGTCTTGAttttcctttctccctttttcacacagttCTTCACACACAACAGTCATTTTCCACTTCTGTTTgcagtctctctgtcttcaaTTATACAGTATGTCACCAATTATTTTCCTATTATCCTCCACGCCAGCATGTACAGTCActgatttacttattcattcTTCACAAGCTAGTCCTTTCAGCCTTTCACTCAGTAATTCATAGGATATGTAGCTTTTAGTTCTTTGTTCTCATTTACATCTCAAGGGTTGGTGAATACTGAAGGTTCCTGATGTGCAACAGAGTCTGTCGCTGCAATTCTGCTCTTTGTTGTGTGAGGCATTTTGACGCTCAAGCAGgaaaatatcaaatcaaaagCACCACCCATGGCTTAGGAATACTCTGGTACAATAGATTGTTTCAGATTGAAGGGTACTCACACTTTCACCATCTCCATTATGTTGCGGATTATTTGTATTCACACTGAATTGCACGGCAgggaaacaaataaatcaaattgcGGCGGAGAACACATAAATGGGAGGCAAAGTGAATTCAGGTGATCTGTGAATGCCTCCTTGGGTTGTCTCGCTGTGACACCTCCAGCATtgtgtaaccatggcaaccagatAAACGTGCAACGGCAGAACTATATCATATTGTGGTGAGAgtcaagagagtgagagagagagtgagagatggagggagagtggGGGATGGGGGAAAGGATGCAAGAAGAGGCggctgtttgatgctgctgctccAACACTAAACAGCCTTTCATCTCGGCGGTGCCGGTCTGCAGGGGATGCCCGCTCCCTGCTTCTGACGGCCTCTCTACGTGCCGCGCCAACTCCCCGTCTCACCCCTGTTGGATCATCCACCTATCATATCACTCCAAATCATCTCCATCAAGTCCTGTGCCTGCGAATGCCAGAATTAAAACACATATAAGCTTTCATGCCATTCCGCTATGGCCAAGGCGATTGTAAATGGGGCATCTACCGTAAAGCTGGACCACTTCATGCTGCAACTCTATGTGACCTGGCTGATTCAAATCTCGATTTAGCCCCGTATGAGGGAAGAGCAACCCCATTCGACTTGGAGGGATTTGTCATCATCCCAAACCCTCTTTATCTGATGAATCCACCTGCTAGAGAGATTTGAGAGATTTCTGATGGTGGCCAGCCATGGCATCATCCTTGCTAGCTGCTGGCTTCCTGTTTTACACGTTTTTCCTCTGtcatcctgtttgtgtgtgtgtgtgtgtgagagttggTTAAGAATCTAAGAATAGCTCAGGTTGCAGGTGGCCTCAGTGTGGGTGTAATTCTGCCCGCCTCCCATTCCCTGAGCCTGAGTCAGGGACAATTTGGACAGACTATGGCCCTCACGCCCCCGAAACAGGCAGTCACTACTAATCCTCCTCCATCCCCGAGTAATCCCAGACAATCCTGGGCTAATCCCAAGTTGATTCGGGGGCACTCCCAGCTGGGTGTCTCTCACAGAGCCATGCCAGGTCACCATGGGCACAGCGGGCAGTCCAGATATGCTATGATCAAATAGACATACAGGATAAGACAAGAGGGGGCTTGACATGTGGGAAATAGTGACGCTGGGCAAATCATTACATGATGTGGTGTTAAAATAGCACAGTGtaatgttgtatttttactgtaagtaGAAGATTTTCCGATGAGCTAATGTTAACAATATTTTTGATGCCTCCATCCAGTCCACTGAGAGATGTACCTTGACTCTGTGTTCTGTCCTTGAGGGGTGGCTTTGCCACATTTTTACCCCTACGGGTTGAATAGTATAAAATTGAAAACTTTATTATGTATTAAATATTCATAAGATGGAAATTCTCTTTCAGCCCCCTGGCTTGCCGAGGCAGACGGATGAAGCCCACAGAAACATACAATGACAgaaaggaacacacacatcacaagcCTGGGTGCAGGAAGCTACTTCCTATTCAAATCATACCCCTTTAATACAATGGGCACAGTGGAGAGCAGTCTAAATAATGAATGAACCAATGGCTGGGCTTACACAGAGAGATGCACTGCCTGGTCCCATAATACTGAAAAGAACAGACAGAGTCATAAGTAGTCGTGTGAGAGTCTTGTTGTGTTGTCAGGTACATCTAACCACATCAGCCAATAAACACAACTAAATCAGAATGAAAGGGGTTAATTTGTCCATGGAGTAAAAGAATTAAAGCAGGAGTTCGTTTATAAAACCATCAAAGCCAGTGAAGAGGTGCAAGCCTTCCTTGGGTTTAACTCTCATTAAGGCCTACAGTCCTGATACCTGATTTAGAAACTGAGATGAACAATATAAAGCCATGCCACAAACCTCTTTGTCCTcacattaaaatgatattttctcCCACACTTGACAATGGAATACTTTTTCTACAATACACAAGTGGCCTTAGAGCTTTGAGGGCTTTCTGTCACGTGGAGGTAGGTGAGTAGACCCAAATGCAAGAGCAGAGGCAGGCCGCAGAggaacaaaataatttattaaaaagcCCAGGGAACTAAAGATCACTAAAGAACACAAAGATCAACACATAACAACTACAACAATGATCGGACAAAGGCTCAACTGGAAACAAGACTTATATACACTAGAAACTAACaaagaaacaagacacacctggggaaggggctgcaACACAAGtctggagaacacagaggattggctgagggaaacactggggaggGAACAGATTAATCATGGCTAATACACAGACTCGGGACAGGTGTGGAAAGGgcaaacaaactgacacagagagcacaggaaagtacaccaaaacacaaggaaaacactgggagaaacaaaggcagagtccaaaccaaacagaaaaactcagaaccacGACACGTTCCCTAATTTAAAAGGATATCATAATTGCACAGATATACACAATGCCAAGTGTTGAATCTAGCTCAGTTTGTTCTGCATTTGCTGATGAACAGAACCAGTTGCCTGATTGCTGCCAATAATCACTTCTCTCAGAGCCATTCATTtaactttttgtcatttttacaatACAAATCCATTCCTCTCCCATCTTCCACTCAGTCTCAGTTTGACTTTGATTCTGGAGCTGAAGAGTACTATTCAATTCTGGgattaaatgaaatgtaatggcTATAAGTGCTGAGACACACACCAAGTTCTGACTAACTACACAATCCACTACCACTGTAAAGCCTATAATGACACTTAATATCCCCTGTTCTTGCTGTTCACACAACAGTGGTCACGCTGCGCTCTCTCTGCACCATGGGCATTGACTATGAGTTAAGTGACTGTGCCCGCTTGCCCAGATTGGCTTTGTGCCCGATACGTTTCTCTGTTGCCACTCCCAGTATGTCAGTCAGCCGTTAGCATTGAGGGTAAACGTGATATGGGGGTAGGGGATCTTACAGGGGGCCCCATGGTCCATCTGGGTTAACTTTACTGGCTGGCATGGGGGCAGCTGGGCTAGGGGGTACACAAGGAGGAGGGGGATGGACGTAAGGGGTGGGAATACGGGGGCCCAGTGTGAGAACTCTCCAAGCCACACAATGGGGTGCCCTCAAAATGCCCCCCATCCCCTTTTCCTAAGGCCCCCCATCAGAACCCACTCAAggtttcctgctctctctctctcacacacacacacacacagacacacacacatgcacacatgctcacacacagaggggcGAGGAAACAGGTCAAATGGTTTATAGGGCCCATCTTGTGTCGAATGTGCACTCATTCAAACAGAACTGAGTGAGGAACTAAGGACAGAGAGTGGGGTCTGGGAACCGGGAAAAAGAAACCACTCACCCGATTCAAACAACCTCAAGGGTGAACCAGCGTGGCGCGCTTGCCCAGCTAAGAACACAGCAGCTGTTCTTGTAGTGGCACCGGGTAAAGCCGTTTGCCACACTCGACTGGTATTACCAAACCATTTCATGCAGAATGGAGCCATTATGTATTGTCAAAGGGTATCCCTCTATGGTGCACATTCATTTGATAAGCCCAAATCAAGGGGGAGTAACAGAGGCGCTAACTGTGTTTATTGTGATGCTGTTTCTGCCTGTGCAGAAGGCAGGAGGGtgcagggggaggggaggtTTCAACACAAGCAGTTTTGTTCAGTGCAGGAATGAGTTTTGTCAGCTAAGCCTGTCTCCAGGCTATTGGTGGAAATTAGCGCCGGCTAAATATTCGCTTTCCGTGATTGATGTCACGGCTTGCGTTGTCCCTTTGAAGGGAAATAAAGAATTTAGAGGCATGTGGATTAATAGGGACGGGGGTAGGTACATTCTCTGTGTCTGAGGGGGACTTGAAGAGAGACTGGAGGGCCTAATGGCTGCACAGATATGGCACAGCGGGATTGGGAGAATGTGGTAtatgagggagagaaagagagagagagatacagagatggagacagagagacaagaatgagacagagagcaacaaAATAAGTGAGTAAAAGAGAGtgagtaaaagagagaaaattggacagtgagagagagagcgagagcgagagagagagagagagagagagagagagagagagagagagagagagagagagatgttgctATTTGCCTGAGAAGCACAGAGTCAGATGATTAAAATCCCTTTAGGAGGCTTCTTTAAGAGAGACAGATGGGCAGACAGGCCTGTTTTTGGAATGCAATCAAAttgaaaagattaaaaaggAGTCTCTTTTATTAGGAGGTGAGAAACAGTTACTTCTCTGCCACATGCCATCATCGCCTCCACAGCAGTGGTCACGACCGCATTGGCATGCAAGGCACATTAGAACCCTTGTTGGGCAAGAAATAAACCTGGGATTAGGAATTGTATCTCTCTCAGTGTATCAGAGTAGGGTCTCTGGGGATTGGCAGCAATTATCCTTTCTTACTGAAGAAACACCCTCTACAGGGAAAGTCAAAGCCTTTCACTTCTTGTAGAATCACCACAGAAAAGGCTAAAGTGAGCCTCGGTAACTCAAGGACTTTTTGCCAATAGGAGTCACATTACTGACAGAACTTCAACTCAATGCCAAGCCTGAGCAGGTACATTTCAAATGTACCTTCTCCAGACTGCTACTGTACATGAATAGACTGAGTTTGCACAGTAGAGTGATTCAAGCACTGTGAAAGGTGCTCTATATCCGACCCCATTATTCCACAACACCGCAGGAGAGCCATTTATAAAAAGGCTTAAAATGGAAAGCAAGTGTGTGGTGCCATGTCTGGTAGCCTCAGATCAGGAAGTGGCTGTGGAGAGGGGTGTAATGGAGTTGGTGGGGGATTCCTGCCTGACTGTGCACTAATTGCAGCCAATGGTTGGCGAATCATCGCCCGTGCCCACCCTGGCGCCAAGGGAAGGGTTGGCATTAGGGTGGCTCGGTGTGGGATACAGCCAGGCTGCTGCAGATTTGGAGGATAAAAATAGATGCTGACAGATTAGTAGAGCATCTGAGACCCGGATAGGGGATCGGAAAATCCGCCTGTCTGATGCCAGGGGCAGCCGAGTGTTTCCGGTGGGCGCAAGGGGGACACAATCTGGGCATCATGTCTGACGCCCACACAAGAAGGAGGACCTCTGCCTGTGGAACCTGTGGAAAGAGTGTTGGTGTGGGCACGTGCCACAGGACAGGGTGGGTGTGGTTTTTCCACTGGCGTGCAAGGTAGGCAGAGCTCACGCTCTCCCAGTGAGGATTCACACAACAGGTGTTGGGGCTGGGCCACCTGTGGGGCCGGCCGCCTGCTCACACTTCACACCTCGTCGAGGGAGCAAACTAACATTTTCCACTGGGCTTGCCATGCTTTTGTTAAAGACCAACACGTTTCTGGAGAGGCTTTTACAGCTCTTTTTACAAGATGGGcgagatatgtgtgtgtgtgcttgtgtgtgtgcgtgtgtgtgtgtgtgtgcatatttgtgcaaGTCAATCTGC
The Myripristis murdjan chromosome 16, fMyrMur1.1, whole genome shotgun sequence DNA segment above includes these coding regions:
- the LOC115374498 gene encoding forkhead box protein O6-like, with translation MLMMEDDELEAHQVDIDSDFEPQSRPRSCTWPMPCPEDFPGGHEVSGGLPLANIKVEPEDIPACRAGLVGGTPGELKHPAGAPAPTGATHPCLAGAALDVTGQLRKAKSSRRNAWGNQSYADLITRAIESTPEKRLTLSQIYDWMVRYVPYFKDKGDSNSSAGWKNSIRHNLSLHTRFIRVQNEGTGKSSWWMLNPEGGKMGKAPRRRAVSMDNSTKYLKSKGRIRGKRVGRPVIGAGSAVVGLQGSPDRSSPPRKVLPGAGGPSGTEAEFDAWTDLHSRASSSASTLSGRLSPILAEGELEEPEEGGLSCSTSPHLYPSPSSARSPSMGAGNHCPPLEQLPQLANLTGAISLEERLMEDGYHHHHQQQPQQHQQHPTVGRHKHQAPVYHYNSGVKGQSSYGGNVYGPTSMGMLRHHSPMQTIQENKPASFSGTMRAYSSTNALQSLLTGGLAGQQYCAKDMMLGQERESHPMMGPTSNGMGSTRHSHHPGHHNGHSHNGPHSHSSAHSHNGTHSHTPSHNHNNVSNHNHSSPHSHSLGHNGHNLSQSHNHSHTPPRAQALAPRGSGSQLQPYNHKTPYLYSPPSHAHLPASTTLPPNPAGMLGMPQDSCHLATAPHPRHNHYPGPQHQGMADGPYHHSQGMGGGSGGGSYHGYHQPHPHDRLPADLDIDMFHGSLDCDVESILLHDIMDSGEEMDFNFDCSLAQGVGIGMGMGMGVGVGVGMGMGMGMGGLAGPQQAHNNQSWVPG